From the Chloroflexia bacterium SDU3-3 genome, one window contains:
- a CDS encoding TetR/AcrR family transcriptional regulator → MADLSLHQLDGAAISNLLETMDVPRVPQQARSRQKRDLILGAAAQLFAQHGYDATTADDIAEEAGVSVGTFYSYFRNKRQVFLALYVTVLESVEALGISNIDFSVEPRQALRELVKRSLTRSPLYYGLHSAWAELAARDPELNALSERFTETLYQQILTAVRRVVVQGMAWPDLDAEEASCAITLLLDQKCPNKLRKTLGLPEEMARHQEALADMIYHTIFHGGPGDHAAGA, encoded by the coding sequence ATGGCTGATCTATCACTTCACCAGTTGGATGGCGCAGCAATCAGCAATCTACTCGAAACTATGGATGTGCCCCGCGTACCGCAGCAGGCCCGCAGTCGGCAGAAGCGCGATCTTATCCTCGGCGCGGCGGCGCAGCTCTTTGCGCAGCATGGCTACGATGCGACGACCGCCGACGATATCGCTGAGGAAGCAGGGGTGAGTGTCGGGACCTTCTACAGCTACTTTCGCAACAAGCGCCAGGTCTTTCTTGCCCTCTATGTCACGGTGCTTGAGTCGGTTGAGGCCCTTGGTATCTCGAATATCGACTTTAGCGTCGAGCCTCGGCAGGCCCTGCGGGAGCTGGTAAAACGTTCGCTGACGCGCTCGCCGCTCTACTATGGCCTGCATAGTGCCTGGGCCGAGCTGGCGGCGCGCGACCCCGAGCTGAATGCGCTGAGCGAGCGCTTTACCGAGACGCTCTATCAGCAGATCTTGACGGCGGTGCGGCGGGTGGTGGTGCAGGGCATGGCGTGGCCTGATCTGGATGCCGAGGAGGCCAGCTGCGCGATCACGCTGCTGCTGGATCAGAAGTGCCCGAATAAGCTGAGGAAGACGCTCGGGCTGCCAGAGGAGATGGCGCGGCATCAGGAAGCACTAGCGGACATGATCTATCATACTATTTTCCACGGAGGCCCCGGAGATCATGCGGCAGGCGCATAG
- a CDS encoding tetratricopeptide repeat protein: MAGTAYLTAYPRHHLVLRWLLLVPEAIMLVAALLLYAALGSPQFLAILTAALIIAFATRAMALFLAKQASRSGHTTQALALLRVALALYPWSADALALLGALALAHGHPDEAEQHLRRAIRLLPAQPSFYAALSGALIELERPHEAAQAASEALRLAPQLAQARLYMAEAMRLCGAPAEQVEAQIRSSIASAPAPELAAALQCALAASLISQQRLAEASLTLHTAEGLLPKCSPLSQAEIGYILGELLANLGESERARSYFQGVERLAPQGKFVAAAWRSLHIG, from the coding sequence ATGGCCGGAACTGCCTATCTCACAGCATATCCCAGGCACCACCTCGTACTTCGCTGGCTCCTTCTGGTCCCCGAGGCCATCATGCTCGTGGCGGCACTTCTCCTCTACGCCGCCCTCGGCAGCCCGCAGTTTCTTGCCATCCTCACCGCCGCGCTGATCATCGCCTTCGCCACACGCGCCATGGCCCTCTTCTTGGCCAAGCAGGCCAGCCGCAGCGGCCACACCACCCAGGCGCTCGCGCTGCTGCGCGTGGCGCTGGCGCTCTACCCCTGGTCTGCCGACGCGCTCGCGCTGCTGGGGGCGCTCGCGCTGGCCCACGGCCACCCCGACGAGGCCGAGCAGCACCTGCGCAGGGCCATCCGCCTGCTGCCCGCCCAGCCCAGCTTCTACGCCGCGCTCAGCGGTGCCCTGATCGAGCTAGAGCGACCGCACGAGGCCGCGCAGGCCGCTAGCGAGGCGCTGCGGCTCGCCCCCCAGCTGGCCCAGGCCCGGCTCTACATGGCCGAGGCCATGCGGCTCTGCGGCGCTCCCGCCGAGCAAGTCGAAGCCCAGATCCGCAGCAGTATCGCCAGCGCCCCCGCGCCCGAGCTTGCCGCTGCGCTCCAGTGCGCCCTGGCGGCCTCGCTGATCAGCCAGCAGCGCCTCGCCGAGGCCTCGCTCACGCTGCACACCGCCGAGGGCCTGCTGCCAAAATGCTCGCCGCTCAGCCAGGCCGAGATCGGCTACATCCTCGGCGAGCTGCTGGCCAACCTCGGCGAGTCCGAGCGCGCCCGCAGCTACTTCCAGGGGGTCGAGCGGCTCGCACCCCAGGGCAAATTTGTGGCCGCCGCATGGCGCAGCCTCCACATCGGCTGA
- a CDS encoding ABC transporter permease: MKLFNRARIVGLIGMLFACLLFLLVSNHIAWEALSTLRITSPGAKFSDPSLLDIRLPTLLTIAILSLGLIGTGIFMFIRSYTRIIPIYVGSMIFIGMFTILIWAISGDRVDLVDLLARTVRLATPIALGAIAGILCERSGIVNIAIEGLMLTGACVGFIIALLTGNPWLGVLAAILAGGAIVMLHALLSIQFKTDQTISGTVINILAVGVTGFLRTSVILPLQAAGSVGNPLPNLPIPLLSQIPILGPIFFNHQPIAYSMLIMVPLMTVLLFRTPWGLRTRSIGENPRAADTMGIDVIRMRYMNVLFAGFVAGLAGAWFSLEATFNFDDVMTNGRGFIALAAMIFGNWTPAGALGGAMLFSFSDALQIKIQGFDFALPPQFIQMLPYIITIIVLTGVVGRTRGPAAAGKPYEK; the protein is encoded by the coding sequence ATGAAACTGTTCAACCGCGCGCGGATCGTCGGCCTGATCGGCATGCTCTTTGCGTGTCTGCTTTTTCTCCTGGTGTCCAACCATATCGCATGGGAGGCCCTATCGACCCTGCGCATCACCTCGCCTGGCGCGAAATTTAGCGACCCATCGCTGCTCGACATCCGGTTGCCCACCCTGCTCACCATCGCCATCCTGAGCCTGGGCCTGATCGGGACGGGCATCTTTATGTTCATCCGCTCCTACACGCGGATCATCCCGATCTATGTGGGGTCGATGATCTTCATTGGCATGTTCACCATCCTGATCTGGGCAATCTCAGGCGACCGCGTAGATCTGGTCGACCTGCTGGCCCGCACCGTGCGGCTGGCCACGCCGATCGCGCTCGGCGCGATCGCGGGCATCCTCTGTGAGCGCTCAGGCATCGTGAACATCGCCATCGAGGGACTGATGCTGACCGGCGCGTGCGTGGGCTTCATCATCGCGCTGCTCACCGGCAACCCCTGGCTCGGCGTGCTCGCCGCCATCCTGGCTGGCGGCGCGATCGTGATGCTCCATGCGCTGCTGTCCATCCAGTTTAAGACCGACCAGACCATCAGCGGTACGGTGATCAACATCCTGGCGGTGGGCGTCACCGGCTTCCTGCGCACCTCGGTCATCCTGCCGCTGCAGGCGGCGGGCAGCGTGGGCAACCCCCTGCCCAACCTGCCCATCCCGCTGCTCTCGCAGATCCCGATCCTCGGGCCGATCTTCTTCAACCACCAGCCGATCGCCTACAGCATGCTGATCATGGTGCCGCTGATGACCGTGCTGCTCTTCCGCACGCCCTGGGGCCTGCGCACCCGCTCGATCGGCGAGAACCCACGCGCCGCCGACACCATGGGCATCGACGTCATCCGCATGCGCTACATGAACGTGCTGTTCGCTGGGTTCGTGGCCGGGCTGGCTGGCGCGTGGTTCTCGCTTGAGGCCACCTTCAACTTCGACGATGTGATGACCAACGGGCGCGGCTTTATTGCACTGGCGGCCATGATCTTCGGCAACTGGACGCCCGCCGGGGCGCTGGGCGGCGCGATGCTGTTCAGCTTCTCCGACGCGCTGCAGATCAAGATCCAGGGCTTCGACTTTGCCCTGCCGCCGCAGTTCATCCAGATGCTGCCCTACATCATCACGATCATCGTGCTCACCGGCGTGGTGGGCCGCACCCGTGGCCCCGCCGCCGCAGGCAAGCCCTACGAGAAGTAG
- a CDS encoding ABC transporter permease, translated as MPRPTWPPTSRQPPERRSRLKCKHNVVSRSNNNQPYYSKGSVSMSTTPTARSARTAVNWRELLLSALVPILAIITALLIGALIIAATGASVIAAYSGLFIGAFGSLSAISNTLVESTPFIFAGLAVALGFKCGLFNVGAEGQLGIGAICAAVAGFAFKGLPGIIHVPLALLVGAAGGAIWGAVPGFLRARAGAHEVIVTIMMNYISIRLTDYLIKNTFRDTKASAPRTPFIQESAQLPLLLGPEFRLHAGFLLAIVVAVFINWLINRTTTGFEIRTVGENPSAAKYAGMSITKNFVLAMALSGALAGLAGAVTVLGVEHNLKSSFSAGYGMDSIAVALLAKSSPIGILPAALFWGALRNGAGLMQLQSGISINLINIIQALVIVFVAAPDIIRLVYRIKKVDSRQAVATRGWGS; from the coding sequence ATGCCACGCCCCACGTGGCCGCCGACGAGCCGCCAGCCGCCGGAGCGCCGCTCTAGATTGAAGTGCAAGCACAACGTCGTGTCTCGCAGCAACAACAACCAACCATACTACAGCAAAGGGAGTGTATCCATGTCGACCACGCCCACAGCCAGGTCGGCCCGCACGGCGGTCAACTGGCGAGAGCTTCTGCTCAGCGCGCTCGTGCCTATTCTGGCCATCATCACGGCGCTGCTGATCGGCGCGCTGATCATCGCGGCCACCGGTGCCAGCGTGATCGCGGCCTACAGCGGCCTCTTCATCGGCGCTTTCGGCAGCCTCAGCGCCATCTCCAACACCCTTGTCGAATCAACCCCCTTCATCTTCGCCGGTCTGGCCGTAGCGCTGGGCTTTAAGTGCGGCCTCTTCAACGTGGGGGCCGAGGGCCAGCTCGGCATCGGGGCGATCTGCGCCGCCGTGGCAGGCTTCGCCTTCAAGGGCCTGCCGGGCATCATCCACGTGCCGCTGGCCCTGCTGGTCGGCGCGGCGGGCGGGGCGATCTGGGGCGCGGTGCCGGGCTTCCTGCGCGCCCGCGCCGGGGCGCACGAGGTGATCGTCACGATCATGATGAACTACATCTCGATCCGCCTCACCGACTACCTGATCAAGAACACCTTCCGCGACACCAAGGCCAGCGCGCCGCGCACGCCCTTCATCCAGGAGAGCGCCCAGCTGCCGCTGCTGCTCGGCCCCGAGTTCCGCCTGCACGCGGGCTTCCTGCTGGCCATCGTGGTGGCGGTGTTTATCAACTGGCTGATCAACCGCACCACCACCGGCTTCGAGATCCGCACTGTGGGCGAGAACCCCAGCGCCGCCAAGTACGCCGGCATGAGCATCACCAAGAACTTTGTGCTGGCCATGGCGCTCAGCGGCGCGCTGGCCGGGCTGGCGGGCGCAGTCACCGTGCTGGGCGTCGAGCACAACCTCAAGTCGTCGTTCTCGGCAGGCTACGGCATGGACAGCATCGCGGTGGCCCTGCTGGCCAAGAGCAGCCCGATCGGCATCCTGCCTGCGGCGCTGTTCTGGGGGGCGCTACGCAACGGCGCGGGCCTGATGCAGCTGCAGAGCGGCATCTCAATCAACCTGATCAATATCATCCAGGCGCTAGTGATCGTGTTCGTGGCCGCCCCCGACATCATCCGCTTGGTCTACCGCATCAAGAAGGTCGACTCTCGACAGGCTGTGGCTACCCGCGGCTGGGGAAGCTAG
- a CDS encoding ABC transporter ATP-binding protein, with protein MPPVLEVRTITKRFPGVLANDQVSFTLEPGEIHAFLGENGAGKSTLMNILYGLYQPDEGEIFIGGKKVAIHSPLDAIQLGLGMVHQHFMLVPTVTVAENIMLGKEITSGPLLDQKTAIARIRELSQQYGLAVPPEAIVEDLAIGVQQRVEIIKALYRGADILILDEPTAVLTPQEAEDLFHVIFSLREQGKSIIFISHKLKEVRKIADRITVLRRGAVVGSADPKTASEDQLAAMMVGREVSLTVAKGPASPKQPVLSISGLRVYDDRNALAVDSLSLEVRAGEVLGIAGVQGNGQAELVEALTGLRNADAGQVQLLGSDVTNATSRSLFEAGLGHIPEDRHRHGMVSGYSIADNMVLSSYYRSPFAKGWVRDQQAINKNADDLVKQFDVRTPSIETAAGKLSGGNQQKVVVAREFSRPLKLLIASQPTRGLDVGSIEFIHKSIIRQRDEGTAVLVVSAELDEILALADRIAVMFKGTIIATLPASEATREGLGLLMAGITKEPVESDATPHVAADEPPAAGAPL; from the coding sequence ATGCCTCCCGTGCTCGAAGTTCGTACCATTACCAAACGGTTCCCTGGCGTCCTCGCCAACGATCAGGTCAGCTTCACGCTCGAACCAGGTGAGATCCACGCATTTCTTGGCGAAAATGGCGCGGGCAAATCCACCCTGATGAACATCCTCTACGGCCTCTACCAGCCAGACGAGGGCGAGATCTTCATCGGCGGGAAAAAAGTTGCCATCCACAGCCCGCTCGATGCCATCCAGCTTGGGCTTGGCATGGTCCACCAGCACTTCATGCTGGTGCCCACCGTCACCGTAGCCGAAAATATCATGCTGGGCAAAGAGATCACCAGCGGCCCGCTGCTCGACCAGAAGACCGCGATCGCGCGCATCCGCGAGCTGTCGCAGCAGTATGGCCTAGCCGTGCCCCCCGAAGCGATTGTCGAAGACCTGGCGATTGGCGTGCAGCAGCGTGTAGAAATTATTAAGGCGCTCTACCGGGGTGCCGATATTCTCATCCTCGACGAGCCGACCGCCGTGCTCACCCCTCAGGAAGCCGAAGATCTCTTTCATGTTATTTTTTCACTGCGCGAGCAGGGGAAATCCATAATCTTTATCAGCCACAAGCTTAAAGAGGTGCGCAAGATCGCCGACCGCATCACCGTGCTGCGGCGCGGCGCGGTGGTCGGCAGCGCCGACCCCAAGACCGCCAGCGAGGATCAGCTGGCCGCCATGATGGTGGGCCGCGAGGTCTCGCTCACGGTGGCCAAAGGCCCAGCCAGCCCCAAGCAGCCAGTGCTCAGCATCAGCGGCCTGCGGGTCTACGACGACCGCAACGCGCTGGCCGTCGACAGCCTGTCGCTTGAGGTGCGCGCGGGCGAGGTGCTGGGCATCGCGGGCGTGCAGGGCAACGGCCAGGCCGAGCTGGTCGAGGCGCTCACCGGGCTGCGCAACGCCGATGCGGGCCAGGTGCAGCTGCTGGGCAGCGATGTGACCAACGCCACATCGCGCAGCCTGTTCGAGGCAGGCCTGGGCCACATCCCCGAGGATCGCCACCGCCACGGCATGGTCAGCGGCTACTCGATCGCCGACAACATGGTGCTCTCCAGCTACTACCGCAGCCCCTTCGCCAAGGGCTGGGTGCGCGACCAGCAGGCGATCAACAAAAACGCCGACGATCTGGTGAAGCAGTTCGACGTGCGCACGCCCAGCATCGAGACGGCGGCGGGCAAGCTCTCGGGCGGCAACCAGCAGAAGGTGGTGGTGGCCCGCGAGTTCTCGCGCCCGCTCAAGCTGCTGATCGCCTCGCAGCCCACCCGCGGTCTGGATGTCGGCTCGATCGAGTTCATCCACAAGAGCATCATCCGCCAGCGCGACGAGGGCACCGCCGTGCTGGTGGTCTCCGCCGAGCTGGATGAGATCCTGGCCCTGGCCGACCGCATCGCCGTCATGTTCAAGGGCACGATCATCGCCACCCTGCCTGCGTCCGAGGCCACCCGCGAGGGCCTGGGGCTGCTGATGGCGGGCATCACCAAAGAGCCAGTCGAGTCGGATGCCACGCCCCACGTGGCCGCCGACGAGCCGCCAGCCGCCGGAGCGCCGCTCTAG
- a CDS encoding BMP family ABC transporter substrate-binding protein encodes MRKPLSAVVLTLSLLGSTLAACGTTTPAAPATTAPAAATAAPAATEAPAATEAPAATAEATAEATAEATAEATAEATAAATTEASATASAGGATLKVGLVTDVGKINDGTFNQFAYEGLKKAEAELGVQTAYIETQAQADYSKNIDQLVGEGYNMIIGVGFLMGDAIKEAAEKHPDVKFAIVDSSYDPPIDNVQALTFSEDEAGYLAGALAASLTKSGTVAVIGGQEIPPVQRYVLGYENGVKAINADVKVQKVYIDSFTDRARGAEAARSFISEGADVIFGAGGQTGSGGIQAAAEQGVFVLGVDQDEYLTTFQKGATKGADKLVSSALKRVDVAVYNAVKSAVDGSFKGGTVLFNAANDGVGLADFHDAASAVSADVKAKLDSIQKGLADGSIKTNVTLP; translated from the coding sequence ATGCGAAAACCACTCAGCGCAGTGGTCCTGACGCTCTCGCTGCTCGGCTCGACGCTGGCAGCCTGCGGCACGACGACCCCGGCCGCCCCGGCCACCACCGCCCCAGCCGCCGCCACCGCCGCCCCGGCTGCCACCGAGGCTCCGGCTGCTACCGAGGCTCCTGCGGCCACCGCCGAGGCCACTGCTGAGGCCACCGCCGAGGCCACTGCCGAGGCTACCGCCGAGGCCACCGCCGCCGCGACCACCGAGGCCAGCGCCACCGCGAGCGCGGGCGGTGCCACCCTCAAGGTTGGCCTCGTCACCGACGTAGGCAAGATCAACGACGGCACCTTCAACCAGTTCGCCTACGAGGGCCTGAAGAAGGCCGAGGCCGAGCTGGGCGTCCAGACGGCATATATCGAGACCCAGGCCCAGGCCGACTACAGCAAGAACATCGACCAGCTGGTGGGCGAGGGCTACAACATGATCATCGGCGTGGGCTTCCTGATGGGCGATGCCATCAAAGAGGCTGCCGAGAAGCACCCCGATGTCAAGTTCGCCATCGTGGACTCCTCGTACGACCCGCCGATCGACAACGTGCAGGCCCTGACCTTCTCGGAGGACGAGGCCGGCTACCTGGCTGGCGCGCTGGCCGCCTCGCTCACCAAGAGCGGCACGGTCGCCGTGATCGGTGGCCAGGAGATCCCGCCGGTGCAGCGCTACGTGCTCGGCTACGAGAACGGCGTGAAGGCCATCAACGCCGACGTCAAGGTGCAGAAGGTCTACATCGACAGCTTCACCGACCGCGCCCGCGGCGCTGAGGCGGCCCGCAGCTTCATCTCCGAGGGTGCCGACGTGATCTTCGGCGCTGGCGGCCAGACCGGCTCGGGCGGCATCCAGGCCGCCGCCGAGCAGGGCGTGTTCGTCCTCGGCGTCGACCAGGACGAGTACCTGACCACCTTCCAGAAGGGCGCGACCAAGGGCGCCGACAAGCTGGTCTCCAGCGCGCTCAAGCGCGTGGACGTGGCCGTCTACAACGCCGTCAAGTCGGCGGTCGATGGCTCGTTCAAGGGCGGCACGGTGCTGTTCAACGCCGCCAACGACGGCGTGGGCCTGGCCGACTTCCACGATGCGGCCAGCGCCGTGTCGGCGGATGTGAAGGCCAAGCTCGACAGCATCCAGAAGGGCCTTGCCGACGGCTCGATCAAGACCAACGTGACCCTGCCCTAA
- the lipA gene encoding lipoyl synthase, with product MADFIPLTPTSAPSAKADQPAAPRRPDWLRVRAPTGENYTDVRSLIREKRLHTVCEEARCPNMGECWNHRTATFLLLGDVCTRGCRYCAIAKGKPAPIDEQEPERIADAVEHLRLKHAVLTSVNRDDAPDGGAHIFAESIRLIRQRLPDCKVEVLIPDFEGNWDALAVVMQARPDVLNHNIETVPRLFRRFRPKASYTQSLELLRRARELGGGVVTKSGIMVGAGEQPAEVIEVMDDLRSMDVDVITIGQYLAPTSSHWPIDRYVTPAEFQMYREEGARRGFRHVESGPLVRSSYHAHDHVPQ from the coding sequence ATGGCCGATTTCATACCGCTCACCCCCACCAGCGCGCCCAGCGCCAAGGCCGACCAGCCCGCCGCGCCGCGCCGCCCCGACTGGCTGCGGGTGCGGGCGCCCACCGGCGAGAACTACACCGATGTGCGCTCGCTCATCCGCGAGAAGCGCCTGCACACCGTGTGCGAGGAGGCCCGCTGCCCCAACATGGGCGAGTGCTGGAACCACCGCACCGCCACCTTCCTGCTGCTGGGCGACGTGTGCACGCGCGGCTGCCGCTACTGCGCGATCGCCAAGGGCAAGCCCGCGCCGATCGATGAGCAGGAGCCAGAGCGGATCGCCGACGCGGTGGAGCACCTGCGGCTCAAGCACGCCGTGCTCACCTCGGTCAACCGCGACGACGCCCCCGACGGCGGCGCGCACATCTTCGCCGAGTCCATCCGCCTGATCCGCCAGCGCCTGCCCGACTGCAAGGTCGAGGTGCTCATCCCCGACTTCGAGGGCAACTGGGACGCGCTCGCCGTGGTGATGCAGGCCCGCCCCGACGTGCTGAACCACAACATCGAGACCGTACCACGGCTGTTCCGGCGCTTCCGGCCCAAGGCCAGCTACACCCAGTCGCTAGAGCTGCTGCGCCGCGCCCGCGAGCTGGGCGGCGGGGTGGTGACCAAGAGCGGCATCATGGTGGGCGCTGGCGAGCAGCCCGCCGAGGTGATCGAGGTGATGGATGATCTGCGCAGCATGGATGTGGATGTGATCACCATTGGGCAGTACCTCGCGCCCACCAGCTCGCACTGGCCGATCGACCGCTATGTGACGCCCGCCGAGTTCCAGATGTACCGCGAGGAGGGCGCGCGGCGCGGCTTCCGCCACGTCGAGAGCGGCCCGCTGGTGCGGTCGAGCTACCACGCCCACGACCACGTGCCGCAGTAG
- the ssuE gene encoding NADPH-dependent FMN reductase has product MGLYRPQATGKEHPVAEVVTLAGSLSARSRSTAVLGYVREQLAARDVAVRHIALQGLPAEDVLYARADATPIRDAIRQIELADALVVATPIYKAAYSGALKAFLDLLPQRILERKVVLPIATGGSPHHLLAIDYALKPVLSALGAQHVLSGVYLLDAHIQLGEDGRADFEPLSLARLDASLDALAAALPLARAALA; this is encoded by the coding sequence ATGGGCCTCTACCGCCCACAAGCGACAGGAAAGGAGCACCCTGTGGCCGAGGTTGTGACACTTGCTGGGAGCCTATCGGCGCGCTCGCGCTCGACGGCGGTGCTGGGCTATGTCCGCGAGCAACTGGCGGCGCGGGATGTTGCGGTGCGGCATATTGCCCTCCAGGGCCTGCCCGCCGAGGATGTGCTCTACGCGCGGGCCGACGCCACGCCGATCCGCGACGCCATCCGCCAGATCGAGCTGGCCGATGCGCTGGTGGTGGCCACGCCGATCTACAAGGCGGCCTACAGCGGCGCGCTGAAGGCCTTTCTCGACCTGCTGCCGCAGCGCATCCTAGAGCGCAAGGTGGTGCTGCCGATCGCCACTGGCGGCTCGCCCCACCACCTGCTGGCGATCGACTACGCGCTGAAGCCAGTGCTTTCGGCGCTGGGCGCGCAGCACGTGCTCAGCGGCGTGTACCTGCTGGATGCGCACATCCAGCTGGGCGAGGATGGCCGCGCGGATTTCGAGCCGCTGTCGCTGGCGCGGCTGGATGCGTCGCTGGATGCGCTGGCCGCCGCGCTGCCGCTGGCCCGCGCGGCGCTGGCGTAG
- a CDS encoding sulfonate ABC transporter substrate-binding protein: MRLRHNPLVRGLLAAAALALLTACAAPSAVAQPQPLRTLRIGYQKGGTLPILKAQQRLEKRFADQQIAVTWLEFPAGPPLLEALNAGSIDIGATGESPAIFAQAAGTPLVYVAAQQSDVAGQALLVAKDSPITSVADLKGKKVVLGKGTSAHYFLIQALKDAGLSYGDVEPVFLNPPDARPAFESGSVDAWAIWDPYLTLALKSGQARVLRDGAGLPQRHTYYLAARSFAQSHGDVLGGVLDEVQQVEQWSKANPDQAAAALAPVVKIDESILREIAHRTPYGLEPISEQIVADQQDVADTYEQLGLIPKKIVVADAVWQWRTQEGAK, from the coding sequence ATGAGACTGCGACACAACCCCCTGGTGCGCGGGCTGCTGGCTGCGGCGGCGCTGGCCCTGCTGACCGCGTGCGCCGCGCCCAGCGCCGTGGCCCAGCCCCAGCCGCTGAGAACGCTGCGCATCGGCTACCAGAAGGGTGGCACGCTGCCCATTCTGAAGGCCCAGCAGCGCCTGGAGAAGCGCTTCGCCGACCAGCAGATCGCCGTGACATGGCTGGAGTTCCCCGCCGGGCCGCCGCTGCTGGAGGCGCTGAACGCGGGCAGCATCGACATCGGCGCGACCGGCGAGTCGCCCGCGATCTTCGCGCAGGCGGCGGGCACCCCGCTGGTGTACGTGGCCGCGCAGCAGAGCGACGTGGCCGGGCAGGCCCTGCTGGTGGCCAAAGACTCGCCGATCACGAGCGTGGCCGACCTGAAGGGCAAGAAGGTGGTGCTGGGCAAGGGCACCAGCGCGCACTACTTCCTCATCCAGGCCCTGAAGGATGCAGGCCTGAGCTACGGCGATGTCGAGCCGGTCTTTCTGAACCCGCCCGACGCGCGGCCCGCCTTCGAGAGCGGCTCGGTGGACGCTTGGGCGATCTGGGATCCGTATCTGACGCTGGCGCTGAAGTCGGGCCAAGCCCGCGTGCTGCGCGATGGCGCGGGGCTGCCGCAGCGCCACACCTACTACCTGGCCGCCCGCAGCTTCGCGCAGAGCCACGGCGATGTGCTGGGCGGCGTGCTAGATGAGGTGCAGCAGGTGGAGCAGTGGTCGAAGGCCAACCCCGACCAGGCCGCCGCCGCGCTGGCCCCGGTGGTGAAGATCGATGAGTCCATCCTGCGCGAGATCGCCCACCGCACGCCCTACGGCCTTGAGCCGATCAGCGAGCAGATCGTGGCCGACCAGCAGGATGTGGCCGACACCTATGAGCAGCTTGGCCTCATCCCCAAGAAGATCGTGGTGGCCGATGCGGTGTGGCAGTGGCGCACGCAAGAAGGAGCGAAGTGA
- the ssuD gene encoding FMNH2-dependent alkanesulfonate monooxygenase codes for MNVLWFFPTHGDGRYLGSDIGGRPVTLEYLQQIAKAVDSLGYAGALLPTGRSCEDAWIIASALLSHTQRMKFLVAVRPGLSSPALAVRMAATFDRLSGGRLLINVVTGGNPDELAGDGLHLAHDERYALTDEFLSVWRGLLAGETVDFAGEHLRVDGGQLLFPPVQHPYPPLYFGGSSPAAVEVAAKHVDLYLTWGETPAQVAAKIAEVRERAAAHGRTLRFGIRLHVIVRETSEEAWASANDLIRYVDDAAIAQAQAAFARSDSVGQHRMSALHHGGSRAALEISPNLWAGVGLVRGGAGTALVGDPATVAERLREYADLGIDTFVLSGYPHLEEAHRFAELVFPLLPLDHPIAAQQGLPQQGELLGARAYPRELALSGR; via the coding sequence ATGAACGTCCTCTGGTTCTTCCCCACCCACGGCGATGGCCGCTACCTGGGCAGCGACATCGGGGGCCGCCCGGTGACGCTGGAGTACCTGCAGCAGATCGCCAAGGCCGTGGACTCGCTGGGCTACGCTGGTGCGCTGCTGCCCACCGGGCGCAGCTGCGAGGATGCCTGGATCATCGCGTCGGCGCTGCTGAGCCATACCCAGCGCATGAAGTTCTTGGTGGCTGTGCGCCCCGGCCTCAGCTCGCCCGCCCTGGCGGTGCGCATGGCCGCCACCTTCGACCGGCTCTCCGGCGGGCGGCTGCTGATCAACGTGGTGACAGGCGGCAACCCCGACGAGCTGGCGGGCGATGGCCTGCACCTAGCCCACGACGAGCGCTACGCGCTGACCGACGAGTTTCTGTCGGTCTGGCGCGGCCTGCTGGCGGGCGAGACGGTGGACTTCGCGGGCGAGCACCTGCGCGTGGATGGCGGCCAGCTGCTGTTCCCGCCGGTGCAGCACCCCTACCCGCCGCTCTACTTCGGCGGCTCGTCGCCTGCTGCGGTGGAGGTGGCGGCCAAGCATGTCGACCTGTACCTGACCTGGGGCGAGACCCCGGCGCAGGTGGCGGCCAAGATCGCCGAGGTGCGCGAGCGCGCCGCAGCGCACGGGCGCACGCTGCGCTTCGGCATCCGCCTGCACGTGATCGTGCGCGAGACCAGCGAGGAGGCCTGGGCCAGCGCCAACGACCTCATCCGCTATGTGGATGATGCCGCCATCGCGCAGGCCCAGGCGGCCTTCGCCCGATCCGACTCGGTCGGGCAGCACCGCATGAGCGCGCTGCACCACGGCGGCAGCCGCGCGGCCCTGGAGATCAGCCCCAACCTGTGGGCGGGGGTGGGCCTGGTGCGCGGCGGCGCAGGCACGGCGCTGGTGGGCGACCCGGCCACGGTGGCCGAGCGGCTGCGCGAGTACGCCGACCTGGGCATCGACACCTTCGTGCTCTCCGGCTACCCCCACCTAGAGGAGGCCCACCGCTTTGCCGAGCTGGTCTTCCCGCTGCTGCCGCTGGATCACCCCATCGCCGCGCAGCAGGGGTTGCCGCAGCAGGGCGAGCTGCTCGGGGCGCGGGCCTACCCGCGCGAGCTGGCGCTGAGCGGGCGCTAG